A stretch of Bradyrhizobium diazoefficiens DNA encodes these proteins:
- the tsaD gene encoding tRNA (adenosine(37)-N6)-threonylcarbamoyltransferase complex transferase subunit TsaD, with amino-acid sequence MLVLGIETTCDETAAAVIERAPDGSGKILSNIVRSQVEEHARFGGVVPEIAARAHVDVLDGIIDQAMHGAGIDYAQLNGVAAAAGPGLIGGVIVGLTTAKAIAMVHDTPLVAVNHLEAHALTPRLTDGIEFPYCLFLASGGHTQIVAVTGVGQYVRLGTTVDDAIGEAFDKVAKMLGLPYPGGPQVERAAESGDATRFAFPRPMQGRPDANFSLSGLKTAVRTEASRLTEITPQDLSDLCASFQAAVLDSTADRLSVGLRLFREQFGAPRALVAAGGVAANQTIRGALDDVARQAQTQLILPPPALCTDNGAMIAWAGAERLALGLTDTMEAQPRARWLLDANAAAPAGYGKTRAGF; translated from the coding sequence ATGCTGGTACTGGGCATCGAGACCACCTGCGATGAGACCGCAGCGGCCGTGATCGAGCGCGCGCCTGACGGCAGCGGCAAGATCCTGTCCAATATCGTGCGGTCGCAGGTCGAGGAACATGCCCGCTTCGGCGGCGTCGTTCCGGAGATTGCCGCGCGCGCCCACGTCGACGTGCTGGACGGGATCATCGACCAGGCCATGCACGGGGCCGGCATTGACTATGCCCAGCTCAACGGTGTCGCGGCCGCCGCGGGGCCCGGCTTGATCGGCGGCGTCATCGTCGGGCTCACCACCGCGAAGGCGATCGCGATGGTGCACGACACGCCGCTGGTCGCTGTGAACCATCTCGAGGCCCATGCGCTGACCCCGCGCCTGACCGACGGCATCGAATTTCCCTATTGCCTGTTCCTCGCCTCCGGCGGCCACACCCAAATCGTCGCTGTGACCGGCGTCGGCCAGTATGTACGGCTCGGCACCACCGTCGACGACGCGATCGGCGAGGCCTTCGACAAGGTCGCGAAGATGCTGGGCCTGCCCTATCCGGGCGGACCCCAGGTCGAGCGCGCGGCAGAAAGCGGCGACGCCACGCGCTTCGCTTTCCCGCGGCCGATGCAGGGACGCCCCGACGCAAATTTCTCGCTGTCGGGATTGAAGACCGCGGTTCGCACCGAAGCGAGCCGGCTCACCGAGATCACGCCGCAGGATTTGAGCGATCTCTGCGCGAGCTTTCAGGCCGCCGTGCTGGACTCGACGGCCGACCGGCTGAGCGTCGGCCTCCGACTTTTCCGCGAACAGTTCGGCGCGCCGCGCGCGCTGGTCGCGGCCGGCGGCGTCGCCGCCAATCAGACGATCCGCGGCGCGCTGGATGACGTTGCCAGGCAGGCGCAGACGCAGCTGATCTTGCCGCCGCCCGCGCTCTGCACCGACAATGGCGCGATGATCGCCTGGGCCGGCGCCGAACGCCTCGCGCTCGGCCTCACCGATACGATGGAGGCGCAGCCGCGCGCGCGCTGGCTGCTCGACGCCAACGCGGCCGCGCCGGCGGGCTACGGCAAGACGCGAGCGGGGTTCTGA
- a CDS encoding COG4223 family protein, with protein MADDKPEDAGLAPESGRANRTPPTIDLEATEVSTQPQDLAGEPEAQPSAEQANSGQASTEEAKIETAEAETAKAEPEHSEAQAAVASAAISPWVIAPFSGAVAAAVVIAVGWVLGWPAVQAPPAPPQVTSATVDALSGRLAAVEAKAAKPAADAAMVARLDALEKSVGTLRGDIANLRAQSDKTASALNDVKSTPRDGAASPGLAALDDRISQLERASTTARAELAQQGEKIADAKVLDDKPLRYVVVATLLDVAVRHNDPYEAQLAAARSLAAKPEVLKPLDMFAAGGIPTPVALSRELLNIVPKLSPPPEALSSDAGIVERLQAGASKLVRIERTDGVGSDRGAIVTRVTAAALRNDFVEARRELKTLSEADRAPAQAWLDKADARDAALAASRRLADDAMAGLAKSDPAKPAPAKPAQ; from the coding sequence ATGGCCGACGACAAGCCTGAAGACGCGGGATTGGCCCCCGAGTCCGGCCGTGCCAACCGCACCCCGCCGACCATCGACCTCGAGGCAACCGAAGTCTCCACCCAGCCGCAGGATTTGGCGGGTGAGCCCGAGGCGCAGCCATCGGCCGAGCAGGCAAACTCCGGGCAGGCCAGTACCGAAGAAGCCAAGATCGAGACAGCCGAGGCTGAAACTGCCAAGGCCGAGCCGGAGCATAGCGAGGCGCAGGCCGCCGTTGCATCGGCCGCCATTTCGCCTTGGGTCATCGCGCCATTTTCCGGTGCTGTCGCAGCCGCGGTCGTGATCGCGGTCGGCTGGGTACTGGGCTGGCCCGCGGTGCAGGCGCCGCCGGCCCCACCGCAAGTGACGAGCGCGACAGTCGATGCGCTGAGCGGTCGCCTCGCCGCGGTCGAAGCCAAGGCGGCCAAGCCCGCCGCCGATGCGGCCATGGTCGCGCGGCTCGATGCGCTGGAGAAATCTGTCGGCACATTACGCGGCGACATCGCCAATTTGCGCGCGCAGTCCGACAAGACCGCGAGCGCGTTGAATGATGTGAAATCCACGCCGCGCGATGGAGCGGCCTCGCCCGGCCTCGCCGCCCTCGACGACCGTATCTCCCAACTCGAGCGCGCCAGCACGACCGCCCGCGCCGAGCTCGCGCAACAGGGCGAAAAGATCGCCGATGCCAAGGTGCTGGACGACAAGCCGTTGCGCTATGTGGTGGTCGCCACCCTGCTCGACGTTGCCGTTCGCCATAATGATCCCTATGAGGCACAGCTCGCCGCCGCGCGGTCGCTCGCAGCCAAGCCCGAAGTGCTGAAACCGCTCGATATGTTCGCTGCCGGCGGCATTCCGACGCCGGTCGCGTTGAGCCGCGAGCTCCTCAATATCGTGCCGAAGCTGTCGCCGCCGCCGGAAGCACTGAGCAGCGATGCCGGCATCGTCGAGCGCCTTCAGGCGGGAGCGTCAAAGCTCGTCCGCATCGAACGCACCGACGGGGTCGGCAGCGACCGCGGCGCTATTGTCACGCGGGTCACGGCAGCGGCGCTGCGCAACGATTTCGTCGAGGCGCGGCGCGAGTTGAAGACGCTGTCCGAGGCCGATCGCGCGCCTGCGCAGGCCTGGCTCGACAAGGCCGACGCCCGCGATGCCGCGCTCGCGGCCTCCCGCAGATTAGCCGATGATGCCATGGCTGGTCTTGCCAAGTCCGATCCAGCCAAGCCTGCTCCAGCCAAGCCTGCTCAATAA
- a CDS encoding DNA topoisomerase IB, producing the protein MMDQQNLGTIRPASADPAAVALAKALGQWPKPAVSGRPSPKKMFDTAPAATVEALARELGLRLGDQNELTIRRIKRGKGYSFVRPNGAHIRDARTIRRLHAMAVPPAYRDVRYSADPSTHLQAVGRDAAGRLQYRYHADWEKVREHRKAHRLEKLVGALPKIRRKVSAFLSGDEPTREFALSAVIELIARTAIRPGNESYARLNGTRGATTLLKSNVTLEDDCFVLTFKAKGGKAVRKECDAAKLVRAIGILQSVPGKRMFQYRDAYGIVRAVSTTQVNAFLREIAGIKISLKDFRTLMASAVVVESLSRITPASSQRGRKKQVLDAIRAAADKLSNTPAICRKSYVHDTIVTAFEDGILERFAATMKGQRSQARREQLLQQVVATAAV; encoded by the coding sequence ATGATGGATCAGCAGAATCTCGGGACGATACGGCCCGCTTCGGCCGATCCTGCTGCCGTCGCCTTGGCCAAAGCCCTCGGACAATGGCCGAAGCCGGCCGTTTCCGGACGTCCCAGCCCGAAAAAAATGTTCGACACGGCGCCCGCGGCGACGGTCGAGGCCCTCGCCAGGGAGCTGGGCCTGCGGCTTGGCGACCAGAACGAGCTGACCATCCGCCGCATCAAGCGCGGCAAGGGCTATTCCTTCGTTCGCCCCAATGGCGCGCATATCCGCGACGCCCGCACCATCCGCCGGCTGCACGCCATGGCGGTGCCACCGGCCTATCGCGACGTGCGCTACTCGGCCGATCCGAGCACGCATCTCCAGGCGGTGGGTCGCGATGCTGCGGGCCGACTGCAATATCGCTATCACGCCGATTGGGAAAAGGTCCGCGAGCACCGCAAGGCGCATCGGCTGGAAAAGCTCGTCGGCGCGCTGCCAAAGATCCGTCGCAAGGTCTCGGCGTTCCTGTCGGGCGACGAGCCGACGCGCGAATTCGCACTCTCGGCGGTGATCGAATTGATCGCGCGCACCGCGATCCGTCCGGGCAATGAATCCTACGCCCGCCTCAACGGCACCCGTGGCGCCACCACGCTGCTGAAGTCGAACGTCACGCTGGAAGACGATTGCTTCGTGCTGACCTTCAAAGCCAAGGGCGGCAAGGCGGTGCGGAAGGAATGCGACGCAGCCAAGCTGGTGCGTGCCATCGGCATTTTGCAGAGTGTTCCGGGTAAGCGCATGTTCCAGTATCGCGACGCCTACGGCATCGTGCGCGCCGTCAGCACCACGCAGGTGAACGCGTTTCTGCGCGAGATCGCCGGCATCAAGATTTCGCTGAAGGATTTCCGCACGCTGATGGCCTCGGCCGTCGTCGTGGAATCGCTGTCGCGGATCACGCCGGCGAGCAGCCAGCGCGGCCGCAAGAAGCAGGTGCTGGACGCGATCCGCGCCGCGGCCGACAAGCTCTCCAATACGCCGGCGATTTGCCGCAAGAGCTATGTCCACGACACCATCGTCACCGCCTTCGAGGACGGCATCCTCGAGCGTTTTGCGGCGACCATGAAGGGACAGCGTTCGCAGGCCCGACGCGAGCAGCTCTTGCAGCAGGTGGTGGCGACCGCAGCCGTTTGA
- a CDS encoding SRPBCC domain-containing protein, producing the protein MTEPFVLRRETQIAAPRATVFAYLTDPEKILSWMGSDATTEPHPGGLYLLKGIGPRGGVARGAFREVVPVHRLAYTFGWDGGQEVPPGSSLIEIDLIERDGGTLLRMTHSGLPTEEQMAAHAKGWAHYLGRLTTAAAGADPGPDKGVSN; encoded by the coding sequence ATGACCGAGCCATTCGTATTGCGACGCGAGACCCAAATTGCAGCCCCGCGCGCCACCGTCTTCGCCTATTTGACCGATCCCGAGAAAATCCTGAGCTGGATGGGCTCGGATGCGACCACCGAGCCGCATCCCGGCGGGCTCTATCTGCTCAAGGGCATCGGTCCACGTGGCGGTGTCGCCCGCGGCGCCTTCCGCGAGGTCGTGCCGGTGCATCGTCTGGCCTATACCTTTGGCTGGGATGGCGGCCAGGAAGTGCCGCCAGGATCGAGCCTGATCGAAATCGACCTGATCGAACGCGACGGCGGCACGCTGCTGCGCATGACTCATAGTGGGCTGCCGACGGAGGAACAGATGGCTGCGCACGCGAAAGGGTGGGCGCATTATCTGGGTCGGCTCACGACCGCAGCTGCTGGCGCCGATCCCGGTCCCGACAAGGGTGTTTCAAACTAA
- a CDS encoding EVE domain-containing protein, whose product MAYWLVKSEPSVWSWDQQVAKGAKGEAWTGVRNFTARQNLVNMKKGDKAFFYHSNEGKEIVGIAEIIKEAYRDPTDKTEKFVCVDIKADKPLKTPVTMAAIKADKKLADMALVKYSRLSVQPVTAEEWKLVCKMGGV is encoded by the coding sequence ATGGCGTACTGGCTGGTGAAATCCGAACCATCGGTGTGGTCCTGGGACCAGCAGGTCGCGAAAGGCGCCAAGGGCGAGGCCTGGACCGGCGTGCGCAATTTCACCGCGCGCCAGAACCTCGTGAACATGAAGAAGGGCGACAAGGCGTTCTTCTATCATTCCAACGAGGGCAAGGAGATCGTCGGCATCGCGGAGATCATCAAGGAGGCCTATCGGGATCCGACCGACAAGACCGAGAAGTTCGTCTGCGTCGACATCAAGGCCGACAAGCCCCTGAAGACACCGGTGACGATGGCGGCGATCAAGGCCGACAAGAAGCTCGCCGACATGGCGCTGGTGAAATATTCGCGCCTGTCGGTGCAGCCGGTCACGGCCGAGGAGTGGAAGCTGGTCTGCAAGATGGGCGGGGTCTAG
- the acs gene encoding acetate--CoA ligase, with amino-acid sequence MPEKIYDVPAEWSKRAWVDQAKYKDMYARSIADPNAFWAEQAKRIDWMHAPTRIENVSFAPGNISIKWFEDGILNVAHNCIDRHLAKRANQTAIIWEGDDPAQSRHITYKELHDEVCRMANILRTRNVKKGDRVTIYLPMIPEAAYAMLACARIGAIHSVVFAGFSPDSLAQRINDCKSKVIITADEGLRGGKKVPLKANVDAALAKADDIDWVVVVKRTGGKIDMNPTRDLWYHEAAAMVTTECPVEHMHAEDPLFILYTSGSTGQPKGVLHTSAGYLVFAAMTHQYVFDYHDGDIYWCTADVGWVTGHSYILYGPLANGATTLMFEGVPNYPDNSRFWNVIDKHKVNIFYTAPTAIRALMQSGDEPVTKTSRASLRLLGSVGEPINPEAWEWYHRVVGGDRCPIVDTWWQTETGGILITPLPGATKLKPGSATQPFFGVVPEIVDADGKVLEGETSGNLCLTRSWPGQMRTVYGDHARFEQTYFSTYKGKYFTGDGCRRDADGYYWITGRVDDVINVSGHRMGTAEVESALVAHEKVSEAAVVGYPHDIKGQGIYAYVTLMAGVEPSDELRKELVTWVRKEIGPIAAPDQIQFSPGLPKTRSGKIMRRILRKIAEDEPGSLGDTSTLADPAVVDDLVNNRQNKKSA; translated from the coding sequence ATGCCCGAGAAGATCTACGACGTCCCCGCGGAATGGTCCAAGCGCGCCTGGGTCGACCAGGCCAAGTACAAGGACATGTACGCTCGCTCGATCGCGGACCCGAACGCCTTCTGGGCCGAGCAGGCCAAGCGCATCGACTGGATGCACGCGCCGACTAGAATCGAAAACGTCTCGTTCGCACCCGGCAACATCTCGATCAAATGGTTCGAGGACGGAATCCTCAACGTCGCCCATAACTGCATCGACCGGCATCTCGCCAAGCGTGCCAACCAGACCGCAATCATCTGGGAAGGCGACGATCCCGCGCAGTCCAGGCACATCACCTACAAGGAGCTGCACGACGAGGTCTGTCGGATGGCCAACATCCTGCGCACCCGCAACGTCAAGAAGGGCGACCGCGTCACCATCTACCTGCCGATGATTCCGGAAGCGGCTTACGCGATGCTGGCCTGCGCGAGGATCGGCGCGATCCACTCCGTGGTGTTCGCCGGCTTCTCGCCTGACTCACTCGCCCAGCGCATCAACGACTGCAAATCCAAGGTCATCATTACCGCGGATGAAGGCCTGCGCGGCGGCAAGAAGGTGCCGCTGAAGGCCAACGTCGACGCCGCGCTCGCCAAGGCCGACGACATCGACTGGGTCGTCGTGGTCAAGCGCACCGGCGGCAAGATCGACATGAATCCGACCCGCGACCTCTGGTATCACGAGGCGGCTGCGATGGTGACGACGGAATGCCCGGTCGAGCACATGCACGCCGAGGATCCGCTGTTCATCCTCTACACCTCAGGTTCGACCGGCCAGCCCAAGGGGGTGCTGCACACATCAGCCGGCTATCTCGTGTTCGCGGCGATGACGCATCAATACGTCTTCGACTATCACGACGGCGATATCTACTGGTGCACCGCCGACGTTGGCTGGGTCACTGGCCACAGCTACATTCTGTATGGACCACTGGCGAACGGCGCGACCACGCTGATGTTCGAGGGCGTGCCGAATTATCCGGACAATTCGCGGTTCTGGAACGTCATCGACAAGCACAAGGTCAACATCTTCTACACCGCGCCGACCGCGATCCGCGCACTGATGCAGTCCGGCGACGAGCCCGTAACCAAGACCTCGCGCGCTTCGCTCCGCCTGCTCGGTTCGGTCGGCGAGCCCATCAATCCGGAAGCCTGGGAATGGTATCACCGGGTCGTCGGTGGCGATCGCTGCCCGATCGTCGACACCTGGTGGCAGACCGAGACCGGCGGCATCTTGATCACGCCGCTGCCGGGCGCGACAAAACTCAAGCCGGGTTCGGCGACACAACCCTTCTTCGGCGTTGTGCCCGAGATCGTCGATGCCGACGGCAAGGTGCTGGAGGGCGAGACATCGGGCAATCTCTGTCTGACCCGGTCATGGCCCGGCCAGATGCGCACGGTCTATGGCGACCATGCCCGCTTCGAGCAGACCTATTTCTCGACCTACAAGGGCAAGTACTTCACCGGCGACGGCTGCCGCCGCGACGCCGACGGCTATTACTGGATCACCGGCCGCGTCGACGACGTCATCAACGTCTCCGGTCATCGCATGGGCACGGCGGAAGTCGAGAGCGCGCTGGTGGCGCATGAGAAGGTGTCGGAAGCCGCCGTGGTCGGTTACCCGCACGACATCAAAGGCCAGGGCATCTATGCCTATGTGACGCTGATGGCCGGCGTCGAGCCGAGCGACGAGCTGCGCAAGGAACTCGTCACCTGGGTGCGCAAGGAGATCGGCCCGATCGCTGCGCCCGACCAGATCCAGTTCTCGCCCGGCCTGCCCAAGACCCGCTCGGGCAAGATCATGCGCCGCATCCTCCGCAAGATCGCCGAGGACGAGCCGGGCAGCCTGGGCGACACTTCGACTCTTGCCGATCCCGCCGTGGTCGATGATCTCGTGAACAACCGGCAGAACAAGAAGTCGGCGTAA
- a CDS encoding adenylate/guanylate cyclase domain-containing protein — MQLSPTLAWLVDAASDSPGADRLLAELGARLVADGVPLAAGALTLEVPHPLIAKRTWLWRAENGRVIEALGFAPGGLAPDPPNDAGRRWLRDIAGGEVHEDIVGRPDGPLLGWIGPRPFTAGEIAQLRQAARFAATPLALLAARATLRATLDAYLGKRSAERVLAAPLRRDLGETIQAALLYADLRNFTSLSETSPAADVIAALDAWFDRIAGAVHAFGGEVLKFIGDGVLAIFPVVEASPRRACEAALRAAGAAEAGMAYLNAERGAQGLPPLAFGAALHLGEMLWGNIGAANRLDFTAIGPAVNLASRLEGLCKPLGRTVLVSGALAAETNMPLVALGQHSLRGIAAPCEVFALPEA, encoded by the coding sequence ATGCAACTCTCTCCGACCCTCGCCTGGCTTGTCGATGCCGCCTCAGATAGTCCCGGCGCCGATCGCCTGCTCGCGGAACTCGGCGCACGTCTGGTCGCCGACGGCGTGCCGCTCGCGGCCGGCGCCCTGACGCTGGAGGTGCCGCATCCCCTGATCGCGAAGCGGACCTGGCTGTGGCGTGCGGAGAACGGCCGGGTGATCGAAGCGCTCGGCTTTGCACCGGGAGGACTGGCGCCAGATCCGCCGAACGATGCCGGTCGGCGCTGGCTGCGTGACATCGCCGGCGGCGAGGTGCACGAGGATATCGTCGGAAGGCCCGATGGGCCACTGCTCGGCTGGATCGGACCGCGTCCGTTCACTGCCGGTGAAATTGCACAATTGCGCCAGGCCGCGCGTTTTGCCGCGACACCCCTTGCCCTGCTCGCGGCACGCGCGACGTTGCGGGCGACGCTGGATGCTTATCTCGGCAAGCGCAGCGCGGAGCGGGTACTGGCGGCGCCGTTACGGCGCGATCTCGGCGAGACCATTCAGGCCGCGCTGCTCTATGCGGATCTGCGCAATTTCACGTCTCTGTCGGAAACCAGTCCAGCGGCCGACGTCATCGCGGCGCTCGACGCCTGGTTCGATCGCATCGCCGGCGCCGTTCACGCATTCGGTGGCGAGGTGCTCAAATTCATCGGCGACGGCGTGCTCGCGATCTTTCCGGTTGTCGAGGCATCGCCGCGCCGCGCATGCGAAGCTGCTCTGCGGGCCGCCGGTGCGGCCGAAGCCGGGATGGCGTATCTCAACGCGGAGCGTGGTGCTCAAGGGTTGCCACCACTCGCGTTCGGTGCTGCGCTTCATCTCGGCGAGATGCTCTGGGGCAATATCGGCGCCGCCAACCGGCTGGACTTCACGGCGATCGGTCCCGCGGTCAATCTTGCCAGCAGGCTCGAAGGATTGTGCAAGCCGCTCGGCAGGACCGTGCTGGTGTCTGGTGCGCTCGCCGCTGAGACGAACATGCCTCTGGTCGCGCTCGGACAGCATTCGTTGCGCGGCATCGCCGCACCATGCGAGGTTTTCGCGCTGCCGGAGGCGTAG
- a CDS encoding uroporphyrinogen-III synthase, translated as MSILVTRPHPDNEATAKNLRARGHVVLLAPVLKFEPVAFHDESEAGYSAIIVTSANAIRAVAPLLPDLGLLRLPLFAVGEHTAAAARDTGFTEVIVAGGDAAALRDKVVQSARDKVLKKKSTLLYLAGADLSRDLGGELGAQGFSVVTQTTYRMAPVTILPRDVCEGFAAHGIEAVLHYSRRSARAFLDAARDEGVEISALAIPQCCLSETVASVLRDAGASQVLVAATPDENALFDALERALRTRLA; from the coding sequence ATGTCCATTCTTGTCACACGGCCGCATCCCGACAATGAGGCGACGGCAAAAAATTTGCGTGCGCGGGGGCATGTGGTGCTGCTCGCGCCGGTGCTCAAGTTCGAGCCGGTCGCTTTTCATGATGAGAGCGAGGCGGGCTACAGCGCCATCATCGTCACATCCGCCAATGCGATCCGCGCCGTCGCACCGCTGCTGCCGGACCTCGGCCTGTTGAGGTTGCCGCTGTTTGCAGTCGGCGAGCATACCGCGGCTGCCGCGCGCGATACCGGGTTCACTGAGGTGATCGTCGCCGGCGGCGATGCCGCGGCCTTGCGCGATAAAGTGGTGCAGAGTGCGCGCGACAAGGTACTGAAGAAGAAAAGTACGCTGCTTTATCTTGCGGGTGCGGATCTGTCGCGGGACCTCGGCGGTGAACTCGGCGCACAAGGGTTTAGCGTGGTCACGCAGACGACCTATCGCATGGCTCCGGTCACGATCCTCCCGCGCGACGTCTGCGAGGGCTTTGCCGCGCATGGCATCGAGGCGGTGCTGCATTACTCCCGGCGCAGCGCGCGAGCCTTCCTGGATGCTGCGCGGGACGAAGGCGTCGAAATCTCGGCGCTGGCGATTCCGCAATGCTGCCTGTCCGAGACGGTCGCTTCCGTGCTGCGCGATGCCGGCGCGTCGCAGGTTCTGGTGGCCGCGACCCCGGACGAAAATGCCCTATTTGACGCCTTGGAGCGTGCTTTGCGGACCCGTTTGGCGTAA
- a CDS encoding thermonuclease family protein, with protein sequence MRFQDRPNAYRPQFGGAPFGRRFSGLLPWIFVVGVMVVVVLVFRHGTNWPIPHAADSQSRDAEIILQQSGNPASRQPVDVIRTIDGDTFLARVHQRDGRDLVARVRLRGIDAPEMKASCQQELDKAEAATEALRNLLGQGGVTIYNLGSEKYGRVLADVATRRTPNVSAVMLAGGYARSYNGGHRDGWCARGWRFW encoded by the coding sequence ATGCGCTTCCAGGATCGTCCCAACGCCTATCGGCCGCAGTTCGGCGGCGCGCCGTTTGGCCGCCGCTTCTCCGGATTGCTGCCGTGGATTTTCGTGGTCGGCGTCATGGTGGTGGTCGTGCTGGTCTTCCGGCACGGGACAAACTGGCCCATCCCGCACGCGGCTGATAGTCAATCGCGAGATGCCGAGATTATCCTCCAGCAGTCTGGCAATCCCGCCAGCCGCCAGCCGGTCGATGTCATTCGCACCATTGACGGCGACACCTTCCTCGCCCGTGTGCATCAGCGCGATGGACGCGATCTTGTCGCGCGGGTCCGCCTGCGCGGCATCGACGCGCCTGAGATGAAGGCGTCCTGTCAGCAGGAGCTGGACAAGGCGGAAGCGGCCACCGAAGCGCTGCGCAATCTGCTCGGCCAGGGCGGCGTCACGATCTACAATCTCGGCTCGGAAAAATATGGACGTGTCCTCGCCGATGTCGCGACCAGGCGCACGCCCAACGTGTCGGCGGTGATGCTCGCGGGCGGTTACGCGCGCAGCTACAACGGCGGTCATCGCGACGGCTGGTGCGCGCGGGGCTGGCGCTTCTGGTAA
- a CDS encoding L,D-transpeptidase, with amino-acid sequence MSMKIALALAATFGAGVLMSGTAEARPEMVGAHLADYSPGTIVVKTNERRLYLILDDGHAVRYPVGVGKSGKQWAGTTRIDGKYRNPAWSPPAEVKRDKPSIPDVIPGGSPRNPMGVAAMTLAGGEYAIHGTNVPGSVGGFVSYGCIRMLNDDITDLYSRVSVGTTVVVTR; translated from the coding sequence ATGTCGATGAAGATTGCACTGGCGCTGGCAGCCACCTTCGGAGCCGGGGTCTTGATGTCGGGAACCGCCGAGGCAAGGCCGGAAATGGTCGGGGCGCACCTGGCCGACTATTCGCCGGGGACCATCGTGGTCAAAACCAACGAGCGCCGGCTCTATCTCATTCTCGATGACGGCCACGCCGTGCGCTATCCAGTCGGCGTCGGCAAGTCCGGCAAGCAGTGGGCCGGCACCACCCGCATTGACGGCAAGTATCGCAATCCCGCCTGGTCGCCGCCCGCGGAAGTGAAGCGCGACAAGCCGAGCATACCGGACGTCATTCCGGGCGGCTCTCCGCGCAATCCGATGGGCGTCGCGGCGATGACGCTGGCCGGCGGCGAATACGCAATCCATGGCACCAACGTGCCGGGCTCGGTCGGCGGCTTCGTCTCCTACGGCTGCATCCGCATGCTCAACGACGACATCACCGATCTCTACAGCCGCGTCTCGGTCGGCACCACGGTGGTCGTGACGCGCTGA
- a CDS encoding NAD(P)H-dependent glycerol-3-phosphate dehydrogenase, translating to MTTFRSVAVIGAGAWGTALATVAARAGRNVTLWARNADHAARIASTRDNPRLPGVRLAPEIVVTSELSLAARADMLLIATPAQHLRGAVNMLASHVTTPVPIIACAKGIEHGTHKFMTDVIAEAAPHAQPAILSGPSFADDVARGLPTAVTLAAKDEALASHLVQALGSATFRPYHTTDVRGVEIGGAAKNVLAIAVGIAVGRKLGASAQAALTTRGFAELTRLGRALGARGETLAGLSGLGDLILTCSSLQSRNFALGLALGRGEQPPSGKLAEGEFTAPVLIELAASQNIEMPVSEAVAAILSGRSTVDAAISGLLTRPFKAEE from the coding sequence ATGACCACGTTTCGATCCGTCGCGGTGATCGGGGCCGGCGCCTGGGGCACGGCGCTGGCGACGGTGGCCGCGCGCGCCGGTCGGAACGTAACGCTGTGGGCGCGCAACGCCGACCATGCCGCGCGGATCGCATCGACCCGCGACAATCCGCGGCTGCCCGGCGTGCGGCTCGCGCCGGAGATCGTGGTAACGAGCGAGCTGTCGCTCGCCGCGCGTGCCGACATGCTGCTGATCGCAACGCCGGCGCAGCATCTGCGCGGCGCGGTCAACATGCTGGCCTCGCACGTCACGACGCCCGTGCCGATCATCGCCTGCGCCAAGGGTATCGAGCACGGCACCCACAAATTCATGACCGATGTGATCGCCGAGGCCGCGCCGCACGCGCAACCGGCGATCCTGTCGGGCCCGAGCTTCGCCGACGACGTCGCGCGCGGCCTGCCGACGGCGGTGACGTTGGCGGCAAAGGACGAGGCGCTGGCGAGCCACCTGGTGCAGGCGCTGGGCTCGGCGACCTTCCGGCCGTATCACACCACGGATGTCCGTGGCGTCGAGATCGGCGGCGCAGCCAAGAACGTGCTGGCGATTGCGGTTGGCATCGCGGTCGGACGTAAGCTCGGCGCGTCCGCCCAGGCGGCGCTCACGACCCGCGGCTTTGCCGAGTTGACACGCCTGGGCCGTGCGCTCGGCGCACGCGGCGAGACGCTCGCCGGCCTTTCAGGCCTCGGTGATCTGATCCTGACGTGCTCAAGTCTACAGTCACGCAATTTTGCACTCGGCCTTGCGCTCGGGCGCGGCGAGCAGCCACCGTCCGGCAAACTCGCCGAGGGCGAGTTCACCGCGCCGGTGCTGATTGAGCTCGCAGCTTCGCAAAACATCGAGATGCCCGTATCAGAAGCCGTCGCGGCGATCCTGAGCGGCAGGAGCACGGTCGACGCCGCGATCTCGGGGCTGTTGACGCGCCCCTTCAAGGCAGAGGAATGA